A genomic window from Salvia hispanica cultivar TCC Black 2014 chromosome 5, UniMelb_Shisp_WGS_1.0, whole genome shotgun sequence includes:
- the LOC125187685 gene encoding bidirectional sugar transporter SWEET17-like isoform X1, producing the protein MVELSFMLGILGNISAFLILLSPIGTFARIVKKRSTEDFSSFPYICMVLNASLWTYYGIIKPDALLVATVNGSGIVISTVYLFLYLAFAPPKIRARTAAIAAVMDVGFVVVAIWVSRFELEGESSINFTGFLCACFNILRYASPLSIMRQVVITKSVEYMPLLLSICLCANGLTWATYAMLVRDIFLLVPHSMGFLLGVSQLVLYAMYRKAKSSNNAIGIGDLEERCEHHQQLLVPHQH; encoded by the exons ATGGTGGAGCTCAGTTTTATGCTGGGGATTTTAG gTAACATCTCCGCATTTCTAATACTGCTTTCGCCTAT AGGAACATTCGCGAGGATAGTCAAAAAGCGATCGACGGAAGATTTCTCGAGCTTCCCATACATATGTATGGTGTTGAATGCATCGCTGTGGACTTACTACGGAATCATCAAACCAGATGCGTTGCTTGTAGCTACAGTCAATGGATCTGGCATCGTTATATCCACCGTCTACCTCTTTCTCTATCTCGCATTTGCTCCTCCTAAGATCAGG GCGAGGACGGCGGCGATAGCGGCGGTGATGGATGTAGGGTTTGTGGTGGTGGCGATTTGGGTGAGTAGGTTTGAATTGGAGGGAGAATCAAGCATTAATTTCACTGGGTTTCTGTGTGCGTGTTTCAACATTCTTCGATACGCTTCGCCTTTGTCTATCATG agACAAGTGGTGATAACAAAGAGTGTGGAATACATGCCACTCTTGCTTTCAATTTGCCTATGCGCCAATGGACTGACCTGGGCTACTTACGCGATGCTAGTTCGTGACATTTTTCTCCTT GTACCGCATAGCATGGGGTTTTTACTTGGAGTGTCACAGTTAGTACTCTATGCTATGTATAGAAAAGCAAAGTCATCAAATAATGCAATTGGAATTGGTGATTTGGAAGAGAGATGTGAACATCACCAACAACTCCTTGTTCCACATCAACATTGA
- the LOC125187685 gene encoding bidirectional sugar transporter SWEET16-like isoform X2, with the protein MVELSFMLGILGNISAFLILLSPIGTFARIVKKRSTEDFSSFPYICMVLNASLWTYYGIIKPDALLVATVNGSGIVISTVYLFLYLAFAPPKIRARTAAIAAVMDVGFVVVAIWRQVVITKSVEYMPLLLSICLCANGLTWATYAMLVRDIFLLVPHSMGFLLGVSQLVLYAMYRKAKSSNNAIGIGDLEERCEHHQQLLVPHQH; encoded by the exons ATGGTGGAGCTCAGTTTTATGCTGGGGATTTTAG gTAACATCTCCGCATTTCTAATACTGCTTTCGCCTAT AGGAACATTCGCGAGGATAGTCAAAAAGCGATCGACGGAAGATTTCTCGAGCTTCCCATACATATGTATGGTGTTGAATGCATCGCTGTGGACTTACTACGGAATCATCAAACCAGATGCGTTGCTTGTAGCTACAGTCAATGGATCTGGCATCGTTATATCCACCGTCTACCTCTTTCTCTATCTCGCATTTGCTCCTCCTAAGATCAGG GCGAGGACGGCGGCGATAGCGGCGGTGATGGATGTAGGGTTTGTGGTGGTGGCGATTTGG agACAAGTGGTGATAACAAAGAGTGTGGAATACATGCCACTCTTGCTTTCAATTTGCCTATGCGCCAATGGACTGACCTGGGCTACTTACGCGATGCTAGTTCGTGACATTTTTCTCCTT GTACCGCATAGCATGGGGTTTTTACTTGGAGTGTCACAGTTAGTACTCTATGCTATGTATAGAAAAGCAAAGTCATCAAATAATGCAATTGGAATTGGTGATTTGGAAGAGAGATGTGAACATCACCAACAACTCCTTGTTCCACATCAACATTGA